A genomic segment from Fundulus heteroclitus isolate FHET01 chromosome 6, MU-UCD_Fhet_4.1, whole genome shotgun sequence encodes:
- the ahsg2 gene encoding alpha-2-HS-glycoprotein 2, translating to MHLLGISVALGLLGGIWAQLNVLRPECDSPEVEEAALVAQDYLNAQHTHGYKYALNRIEEIKIYTVPDGNNTYVLEIELLETDCHVLDPTPVANCTVRPKHLTAIEGDCDVVLKKVAGVLTVTAFKCKTEESREDLCIGCPTLLPLNHTQGLDFVQASLTKLNNVTQNVTYALLEIGRISAQVVSGGQRYKTEFVVIEGNCVNDTCVPLNDTVAARGICTSEGLNDPSVNCKMFSTMMPLVDANSTAQVFPPQVHVHSGGVAHKHGFGHHKLTAHHDPHMVGYLSAESAESAEAVPVAPTAVLANPTAVADDSSSDSSASVEVPLSVVKREAPAAVVADAPAAQKDPIAPVQLCPGRIRFF from the exons ATGCATCTCCTGGGCATCAGTGTGGCTTTGGGACTACTGGGGGGGATATGGGCTCAGCTGAATGTGCTGCGGCCTGAATGCGACTCCCCTGAGGTAGAGGAGGCTGCGCTGGTGGCTCAGGATTACCTCAATGCCCAACACACCCATGGCTACAAGTATGCACTGAACAGGATCGAAGAGATCAAGATCTACACTGTG CCTGATGGAAACAACACATATGTCCTGGAAATTGAATTGCTGGAGACAGACTGTCATGTACTTGACCCCACACCTGTTGCCAACTGCACAGTCAGGCCCAAACATCTGACG GCAATTGAAGGGGATTGTGACGTGGTGCTGAAGAAGGTTGCTGGTGTTCTAACAGTCACAGCATTCAAATGTAAAACAGAAG AATCAAGAGAAGACTTGTGCATAGGCTGCCCTACCCTCCTTCCTTTGAATCACACACAAGGGCTGGACTTTGTTCAGGCTTCGCTGACAAAACTCAACAATGTGACACAAAATGTTACATATGCCCTTTTGGAGATCGGAAGAATTTCTGCACAG GTTGTGTCAGGAGGGCAAAGGTACAAGACAGAATTTGTTGTAATTGAGGGCAATTGTGTCAATGACACCTGTGTGCCCCTGAATGACACTGTGGCT gCTCGTGGAATTTGTACTTCCGAAGGTCTGAACGACCCCAGTGTGAACTGCAAGATGTTTTCCACTAtg ATGCCCCTTGTGGACGCCAACTCCACCGCACAAGTCTTCCCACCACAAGTTCATGTGCACTCGGGTGGCGTTGCTCACAAGCACGGCTTTGGACACCACAAACTCACCGCTCACCATGACCCCCACATGGTCGGCTATTTGTCCGCGGAATCTGCAGAGTCTGCTGAAGCCGTCCCGGTTGCCCCCACTGCTGTGCTTGCAAATCCCACTGCAGTTGCCGATGATTCGTCTTCAGATTCTTCAGCCAGCGTGGAGGTCCCCCTCagtgtggtgaagagagaggcACCTGCCGCCGTTGTAGCAGACGCTCCTGCAGCTCAAAAAGATCCCATTGCTCCAGTGCAATTGTGCCCAGGAAGGATCAGATTCTTCTAA